One genomic region from Pseudoduganella dura encodes:
- a CDS encoding carotenoid biosynthesis protein has protein sequence MNRAAIDQACPMPAAGGPQRHAPRIAALLLPAFLAALLLRGQGETTALLIASSLLMFGASAASAVHLLGARAALRFMLIAVAAGWAGEQLGSSYGLLFGAYTYTDVLGPRLGDVPVVIPLMWFALTYGAYVMANLAVWQAPVDGAAGLGWSAALSLLAALIVTAWDLGADPYFVFTLKAWIMHKQDGWWFGETLQGFVGWMTVSFFIVLGFRLTHRFGPIRPMLPAARRHVLVPLALYGGCMVFQMAVGDPVELRTVAFFALGIPLLVAACGLARWQSTHHQE, from the coding sequence ATGAACCGCGCCGCCATCGATCAGGCATGCCCGATGCCCGCGGCGGGCGGGCCGCAACGCCACGCGCCCCGCATCGCCGCCCTGCTGCTGCCGGCCTTCCTGGCGGCGCTGCTGCTGCGCGGCCAGGGCGAAACGACGGCGCTGCTGATCGCCAGCTCGCTGCTGATGTTCGGCGCCAGCGCGGCGAGCGCGGTGCACCTGCTGGGCGCACGGGCCGCGCTGCGCTTCATGCTGATCGCGGTCGCCGCCGGGTGGGCCGGCGAGCAGCTGGGTTCCTCGTACGGCCTGCTGTTCGGCGCCTACACCTACACGGACGTGCTGGGCCCGCGGCTGGGCGACGTGCCGGTGGTGATCCCGCTGATGTGGTTCGCGCTCACCTACGGCGCCTACGTGATGGCCAACCTGGCGGTGTGGCAGGCGCCGGTCGATGGCGCCGCGGGCCTGGGCTGGTCCGCCGCGCTGTCGCTGCTCGCCGCGCTGATCGTCACCGCCTGGGACCTGGGGGCCGACCCCTACTTCGTATTCACGCTGAAGGCCTGGATCATGCACAAGCAGGATGGCTGGTGGTTCGGCGAAACGCTGCAGGGCTTCGTCGGCTGGATGACGGTGTCGTTCTTCATCGTGCTGGGTTTCCGCCTCACGCACCGCTTCGGCCCCATCCGCCCCATGCTGCCCGCCGCGCGCCGCCACGTGCTGGTGCCGCTGGCGCTGTACGGCGGCTGCATGGTGTTCCAGATGGCGGTGGGCGATCCCGTCGAACTGCGCACCGTGGCATTCTTCGCGCTCGGCATTCCGCTGCTGGTCGCCGCATGCGGGCTGGCCCGCTGGCAATCCACCCACCACCAGGAGTAA
- a CDS encoding M28 family peptidase — MRHLFSALTLALAASGVCAQAATDTLAERISADSLRGHLSFLASDLLEGRGTPSRGLDLAGEYIAAQFRRAGLEAAGDDGYFQTASWQQARRDDNDFVLMVQAAGKTLAVPLAAATANFVQPVALGATAVVRLGWKEALEAGTEVDGKVLVVPAAPVPGAAEVLRNGLQSRPALVVLLDTKGQHRNRGEGWLIDPEQAVPAGATPVIVLHDAAAAAALEGAGATVAATVGVPHLRPVRLRNVIGVLRGTDPALKNTYVMLTAHYDHLGIRDGVIHNGANDDGSGTVSVIEIAAALAAQKERPKRSIVFMTVFGEELGLLGSRYYGRHPVFPLKDTVANLNLEQIGRTDDSEGAQVGTATLTGFDYSTVTDALKKAGERTGVRLWKHAVNSDRYFAFSDNQALADVGVPAHTLAVAFGFPDYHGKDDDWAKLDYDNMARINRMVALAVQGIANDPARPRWTTAPKAAPYAEAARKLMGQ, encoded by the coding sequence ATGCGTCATCTCTTCTCCGCACTGACCCTCGCCCTGGCCGCATCCGGCGTCTGCGCCCAGGCAGCGACCGATACCCTGGCGGAGCGCATCTCGGCCGATTCGCTGCGCGGCCACCTGTCGTTCCTCGCTTCCGACCTGCTTGAAGGCCGCGGCACGCCATCGCGCGGGCTCGACCTGGCGGGCGAGTACATCGCCGCGCAATTCCGCCGGGCGGGCCTGGAGGCGGCAGGGGATGACGGCTACTTCCAGACGGCCAGCTGGCAGCAGGCCCGGCGCGACGACAACGATTTCGTGCTCATGGTGCAGGCGGCCGGCAAGACGCTCGCCGTGCCGCTGGCTGCCGCCACCGCCAACTTCGTGCAGCCGGTGGCGCTGGGCGCCACGGCGGTCGTCCGGCTGGGCTGGAAGGAAGCGCTCGAGGCGGGCACCGAGGTCGACGGCAAGGTGCTGGTGGTGCCGGCCGCGCCGGTGCCCGGCGCCGCCGAGGTGTTGCGCAACGGCTTGCAGTCGCGGCCGGCGCTGGTGGTGCTGCTCGATACGAAGGGCCAGCACCGCAACCGCGGCGAGGGCTGGCTGATCGATCCGGAACAGGCCGTGCCGGCCGGGGCGACGCCGGTCATCGTGCTGCACGATGCCGCCGCCGCGGCCGCGCTCGAAGGGGCGGGCGCCACGGTGGCCGCCACGGTCGGCGTGCCGCACCTGCGCCCGGTCAGGCTGCGCAACGTCATCGGCGTGCTGCGCGGCACGGATCCGGCGTTGAAGAACACCTATGTGATGCTGACGGCGCATTACGACCACCTGGGCATCCGCGACGGCGTGATCCACAACGGCGCCAACGACGACGGCAGCGGCACCGTATCGGTGATCGAGATCGCCGCCGCGCTGGCGGCGCAGAAAGAGCGCCCGAAGCGCAGCATCGTGTTCATGACGGTGTTCGGCGAGGAACTGGGCCTGCTCGGTTCGCGTTATTACGGCCGCCATCCGGTCTTCCCGCTGAAGGACACCGTGGCGAACCTGAACCTGGAACAGATCGGCCGCACCGACGACAGCGAGGGCGCCCAGGTCGGCACCGCCACGCTGACCGGCTTCGATTATTCGACGGTGACCGATGCGCTGAAGAAGGCGGGGGAGCGCACCGGCGTGCGGCTGTGGAAGCACGCCGTCAACAGCGACCGCTATTTCGCCTTCAGCGACAACCAGGCGCTGGCCGACGTGGGCGTGCCGGCCCACACGCTGGCGGTGGCCTTCGGCTTCCCGGACTACCACGGCAAGGACGACGACTGGGCCAAGCTCGACTACGACAACATGGCGCGCATCAACCGGATGGTGGCGCTGGCGGTGCAGGGCATCGCCAACGATCCGGCGCGGCCGCGGTGGACCACGGCGCCGAAGGCCGCGCCGTATGCGGAAGCGGCCAGGAAGTTGATGGGGCAGTAA
- a CDS encoding DNA polymerase II, which translates to MQPGFLLTRHWRDTDAGVEVEFWVATDDGPRCVRLPPQTPVAFIPAECQETAQAVLRSERGCELRPLSLRDFRHRPVVGLYCRHYRQLLKLEKRLREHGIDVYEADVRPPERYLMERFITAPVCFEGDEEEAVDEVQAGGGVIRNARIKPQDGYRPRLRLASLDIETTAHGELYSIAIEGCGARNVYMLGPPNGDAAGLDFELAWCADRASLLVRLNEWMARHDPDAIIGWNVVQFDLRMLHRHAEHYGVPLLLGRGGTRMEWREHSNGQHFFAAAPGRLIIDGIEALRSATWSFTSFSLEHVAQTLLGEGKAIDNPYDRMDEINRLFAEDKPALARYNLKDCELVTRIFARTGILDFLLERASVTGLAADRSGGSVAAFEHLYMPLMHRAGFVAPNLGDVPNGDSPGGFVMDSRSGLYDSVLVLDYKSLYPSIIRTFLIDPVGLIEGLREPEADTVPGFVGARFSRTTHCLPAIVTRVSQGREAAKRDGNAPLSQALKIILNSFYGVLGAWGCRFFDPRLATSITMRGHEIMHRTRELIEEQGYQVIYGDTDSTFVWLGRACGAREADDIGRALVARVNAWWSVHLRQRFGLESALELQYETHYRRFLMPTVRNSDEGSKKRYAGLVRRADGSEDIVFKGLETVRTDWTPLAQQFQQALYGLIFRGEPYRDYVRDYAERMLRGELDELLVYRKRLRRALDDYDRNVPPHVRAARIADEFNAARGRPLQYQNRGWIRYLMTTQGPEPLETRRSPIDYAHYLDRQLQPVADAILPFLGDSFVGLTSRQRALF; encoded by the coding sequence ATGCAGCCGGGCTTCCTGCTGACCCGCCACTGGCGCGATACCGATGCCGGCGTCGAGGTCGAATTCTGGGTGGCGACGGACGACGGCCCGCGCTGCGTGCGGCTGCCGCCGCAGACACCCGTCGCCTTCATCCCCGCCGAATGCCAGGAAACCGCGCAAGCCGTGCTGCGCTCCGAGCGCGGCTGCGAACTGCGTCCGCTCTCGCTGCGCGATTTCCGGCACCGTCCCGTCGTGGGCCTGTATTGCCGCCACTACCGGCAGCTGCTGAAGCTGGAAAAACGGCTGCGCGAGCACGGCATCGATGTCTATGAAGCCGACGTGCGCCCGCCCGAGCGCTACCTGATGGAGCGGTTCATCACGGCACCGGTCTGCTTCGAAGGGGATGAAGAAGAAGCGGTAGACGAAGTACAGGCGGGGGGCGGCGTCATCCGCAACGCGCGCATCAAGCCGCAGGATGGCTACCGTCCGCGGCTGCGGCTGGCGTCGCTCGACATCGAGACCACTGCGCACGGCGAACTGTATTCGATCGCGATCGAAGGCTGCGGCGCGCGCAACGTCTACATGCTGGGGCCGCCGAATGGCGACGCCGCCGGCCTCGATTTCGAGCTCGCGTGGTGCGCCGACCGGGCCTCGCTGCTGGTGCGCCTGAACGAATGGATGGCGCGCCACGATCCCGATGCGATCATCGGCTGGAACGTGGTGCAGTTCGACCTGCGCATGCTGCACAGGCACGCGGAGCACTACGGCGTGCCGCTGCTGCTGGGGCGCGGCGGCACGCGGATGGAATGGCGCGAGCACAGCAACGGGCAGCACTTCTTCGCCGCGGCGCCGGGCCGGCTGATCATCGACGGCATCGAGGCGCTGCGCTCGGCCACGTGGAGCTTCACGTCGTTCAGCCTGGAGCACGTTGCCCAGACCCTGCTGGGCGAAGGCAAGGCGATCGACAATCCCTACGACCGGATGGACGAGATCAACCGCCTGTTCGCCGAGGACAAGCCGGCGCTGGCACGCTACAACCTGAAGGATTGCGAACTCGTCACCCGCATCTTCGCCAGGACCGGCATCCTCGACTTCCTGCTGGAACGCGCCAGCGTGACCGGCCTGGCGGCCGACCGCAGCGGCGGCTCGGTGGCCGCCTTCGAGCACCTGTACATGCCGCTGATGCACCGTGCCGGCTTCGTGGCGCCGAACCTGGGCGACGTGCCCAACGGCGACAGCCCGGGCGGCTTCGTGATGGATTCGCGCTCCGGGCTGTACGACTCGGTGCTGGTGCTCGACTACAAGAGCCTGTACCCATCGATCATCCGCACGTTCCTGATCGACCCGGTGGGGCTGATCGAAGGGCTGCGCGAGCCCGAGGCGGATACCGTGCCGGGATTCGTGGGCGCGCGGTTTTCCCGCACGACGCATTGCCTGCCGGCGATCGTCACCCGCGTTTCGCAAGGGCGCGAAGCGGCCAAGCGGGACGGCAACGCGCCGCTGTCGCAGGCCCTGAAGATCATCCTGAATTCGTTCTACGGCGTGCTGGGCGCCTGGGGCTGCCGCTTCTTCGACCCGCGGCTGGCCACCTCGATCACGATGCGCGGGCACGAGATCATGCACCGCACGCGCGAACTGATCGAGGAACAGGGCTACCAGGTGATCTACGGCGACACGGATTCGACCTTCGTGTGGCTGGGCAGGGCCTGCGGCGCCCGGGAGGCCGACGATATCGGCCGAGCGCTCGTGGCCCGCGTCAACGCGTGGTGGAGCGTCCACCTCCGGCAGCGGTTCGGGCTGGAGAGCGCCCTGGAGCTGCAGTACGAAACGCATTACCGCCGATTCCTGATGCCGACGGTGCGCAACTCGGACGAAGGCAGCAAGAAACGCTACGCCGGCCTGGTGCGGCGCGCCGACGGCAGCGAGGACATCGTCTTCAAGGGCCTGGAAACGGTGCGCACCGACTGGACTCCGCTGGCCCAGCAATTCCAGCAGGCGTTATATGGCCTGATCTTCCGCGGCGAGCCCTACCGCGACTACGTGCGCGACTACGCCGAGCGCATGCTGCGCGGCGAGCTGGACGAGCTGCTGGTCTACCGCAAGCGGTTGCGCCGCGCGCTCGACGACTACGATCGCAACGTGCCCCCGCATGTGCGCGCCGCCCGCATCGCCGACGAATTCAACGCCGCCCGGGGCCGCCCGCTGCAATACCAGAACCGCGGCTGGATCCGCTACCTGATGACGACGCAGGGCCCCGAGCCGCTGGAAACGCGGCGCTCGCCGATCGACTATGCGCACTACCTGGACCGGCAGCTGCAGCCGGTCGCCGATGCGATCCTGCCGTTCCTGGGCGACAGTTTCGTGGGGCTCACGAGCCGGCAGCGCGCGTTGTTCTAG
- a CDS encoding diguanylate cyclase — protein sequence MNALQKVLVADDDAINREVLAELLKPEYTVLLAKDGTQALDRAVRHVPDLILLDVMMPDMDGFEVLRRLRDDPRTADIAVIFVSGLGQPEDEAQGLKMGASDYILKPFNATVVMARVALHLQMVRQRRMLEHLAHVDGLTELANRRRFDEVFELECQRALRHETALSIALLDIDAFKQYNDHYGHPAGDRALRAVARAAAAAVRRPGDLAARYGGEEIVLLMPDTDAAHARAVVERLRNALNRLEIPHVGSPVAPVLTVSVGGATLLPGEDATALFAAADAHLYRAKQAGRNRVVWRATP from the coding sequence ATGAATGCCCTGCAAAAAGTCCTGGTGGCCGACGACGACGCGATCAACCGCGAAGTTCTCGCCGAGCTGCTGAAACCCGAATACACGGTGCTGCTCGCCAAGGACGGCACGCAGGCGCTCGACCGCGCCGTGCGGCACGTGCCGGATCTGATCCTGCTGGACGTGATGATGCCCGACATGGACGGCTTCGAAGTGCTGCGCCGCCTGCGCGACGACCCGCGCACGGCGGATATCGCGGTGATCTTCGTTTCCGGCCTGGGCCAGCCCGAGGACGAGGCGCAGGGCCTGAAGATGGGTGCCTCGGACTACATCCTGAAGCCGTTCAACGCCACCGTGGTGATGGCACGCGTGGCGCTGCACCTGCAGATGGTGCGCCAGCGCCGCATGCTGGAGCACCTGGCGCACGTGGACGGCCTGACCGAACTGGCCAATCGCCGCCGCTTCGATGAAGTGTTCGAGCTGGAGTGCCAGCGGGCGCTGCGCCACGAGACCGCGCTGTCGATCGCGCTGCTCGACATCGACGCCTTCAAGCAATACAACGATCACTACGGCCACCCGGCCGGCGACCGCGCGCTGCGCGCCGTGGCGCGTGCCGCGGCCGCCGCGGTACGGCGCCCCGGCGACCTCGCGGCACGCTACGGCGGCGAGGAAATCGTGCTGCTGATGCCGGACACCGACGCCGCGCATGCCCGCGCCGTGGTGGAGCGGCTGCGCAACGCGCTGAACCGCCTGGAGATCCCGCACGTGGGTTCGCCGGTGGCGCCGGTGCTGACCGTCAGCGTCGGCGGCGCCACGCTGCTGCCCGGCGAGGATGCCACGGCGCTGTTCGCCGCCGCCGATGCGCACCTGTACCGTGCCAAGCAGGCCGGCCGCAACCGGGTGGTGTGGCGCGCCACGCCGTGA
- a CDS encoding oxygenase MpaB family protein: protein MPDGSRLPAPVASPGSPVSPLLCADPLADATIAQVFAAAGCDGVPAAALAIVNREIAGWTDNGMLAGWRAAADVPVPIARALEAYVAQASLLPPWADRAQIARAEELFMDFGMLSCTLLFCASLPECYVLPDLADVLHAAGQLEAHTDYRVRSTAAMIFPVMLHGGLATPGGAGVAQVLKVRLIHATIRRLILRGSPDGALARGHVPPLAADGGGMHQVVHALGWDPARQGLPCNQAELAYTLLTFGYVFLRALRRLGIGLPRADEEAYLHAWNVVGHVLGIERPLMADTMAQAAVLFERFQAGGAPRPGEPDPRPALAAALMTAMEREIPLPLLRTFPVQLTRYLCGRETARTLGLARRTAWPARLLFLACLGAARATDATVRLAMPGFSISRMLTRVLGYRFTARILMDQTRPLRLPEALLNQVGSVLCEWECDSAAPRWMNRLEARLSGRGRG, encoded by the coding sequence ATGCCCGACGGCTCCCGCCTGCCCGCGCCTGTCGCGTCTCCCGGCTCGCCGGTCTCTCCCCTGCTGTGCGCGGACCCGCTGGCCGATGCCACGATCGCGCAGGTCTTCGCCGCCGCCGGCTGCGACGGCGTGCCGGCCGCCGCGCTCGCCATCGTCAACCGCGAGATCGCCGGATGGACCGACAACGGCATGCTGGCCGGCTGGCGCGCCGCGGCGGACGTTCCGGTCCCCATCGCGCGGGCGCTGGAAGCCTACGTGGCCCAGGCATCGTTATTGCCGCCGTGGGCCGACCGGGCACAAATCGCGCGCGCGGAAGAACTGTTCATGGACTTCGGCATGCTGTCCTGCACGCTGCTGTTCTGCGCCAGCCTGCCCGAATGCTACGTGCTGCCGGACCTGGCGGACGTGCTGCACGCGGCCGGCCAGCTGGAAGCGCACACGGACTACCGGGTGCGCTCGACCGCGGCGATGATCTTCCCCGTGATGCTGCATGGCGGGCTGGCGACGCCCGGCGGGGCCGGCGTTGCGCAGGTGCTCAAGGTGCGGCTGATCCATGCCACGATCCGGCGCCTGATCCTGCGCGGCAGCCCGGACGGCGCGCTGGCGCGCGGCCACGTGCCGCCGCTGGCGGCCGATGGCGGCGGCATGCACCAGGTGGTCCACGCGCTGGGCTGGGACCCGGCACGCCAGGGCCTGCCCTGCAACCAGGCCGAACTGGCCTACACGCTGCTCACCTTCGGCTACGTGTTCCTGCGCGCGCTGCGACGCCTTGGCATCGGCCTGCCGCGCGCCGACGAGGAAGCCTACCTGCATGCCTGGAACGTGGTCGGCCACGTGCTGGGCATCGAACGGCCGCTGATGGCCGACACGATGGCGCAGGCCGCGGTGCTGTTCGAGCGTTTCCAGGCCGGCGGCGCGCCGCGGCCCGGCGAGCCCGATCCGCGCCCGGCGCTGGCCGCCGCCCTGATGACGGCGATGGAGCGCGAGATACCGTTGCCGCTGCTGCGCACGTTCCCGGTCCAGCTGACGCGTTACCTGTGCGGCCGCGAGACGGCCCGCACGCTGGGGCTGGCACGGCGCACCGCCTGGCCGGCACGGCTGCTGTTCCTGGCCTGCCTCGGCGCCGCGCGCGCCACCGATGCCACCGTGCGCCTCGCCATGCCTGGCTTCTCGATTTCGCGCATGCTCACGCGCGTGCTCGGCTACCGCTTCACCGCGCGGATCCTGATGGACCAGACGCGGCCGCTGCGGCTGCCCGAGGCGCTGCTGAACCAGGTGGGCAGCGTGCTGTGCGAATGGGAGTGCGACTCCGCGGCGCCGCGCTGGATGAACCGGCTCGAGGCGCGGCTGTCCGGCAGGGGCCGGGGATGA
- a CDS encoding hybrid sensor histidine kinase/response regulator, translating into MKRAQASPERARPAAPLGELLAFAVAWVLLAPLLAWFAGAAAAAPVTATATAVASAPAPLVLDNSLREVDAWSALTMLPDPERRLDAPAALAASDRFAPPVTARGTTGKEQRVLWLRLPVRVPADADGRWVLALNYALLGRVDTWVVTDGRIGRHMAAGNRLPPPEPHLGARVPAFMLALPPGEHTLLLRVEARGPVILPVRLENTHRFHRMELLEQMVQGLLAGLALCLVVYSLGQWVTLRDITFGKFALATSGLALYAIDFFGIGQQYLWPGSPWMIEHAGGVTAMLASCGSYLFVEQVVARLGMDRRFSILMKAGAALMAVCAVTYAFDILTMNGLLVVVSTLGAAPKLFGLPGALRQMRRGDPVGWYFMIGWVVSFTGAMVLGQVFGGRVEATFWTMHALQLASTVDMLLYMRILGLRTQGLQTAMLRAEAAARLKSEFMANMSHEIRTPMNAILGMSRLALMAGPDARLRNYLTKILGAGEHLLAIINDILDFSKIEAGKMTIENVPFDINALLDHLSSMTGLKSDARKVELVFRVGRAVPAVLTGDPLRLGQVLLNLTGNAVKFTERGEIVVAVDVAARSGNDVTLRFTVSDTGIGMNEQQQAGLFRAFSQGDASMTRRYGGTGLGLTISQQLVQLMGGQITVRSRPGAGSTFTFTVDVGIGDPAAALPVPASLLHEARVLVVDDSATAREAIVEMLGGFGIAADTAGSGEQCLTMLHAAEGDGEPYQVVLMDYLMPDLDGVQTIHRIRDDKRFAAPPAILMLTVCTRDTVLQQAGQLPLSGFLTKPVGPALLYHSLLQVLRPDMTAMPGGAAPPRTLDLARLDGARVLLVDDNANNREVALDYMAAARMHVDVAVNGIEAVRMVQRGDYDAVLMDIQMHEMDGLTATRRIRALPAHAALPIIAMTAHALAGDREKSLAAGMNDHIAKPIDPDLLFAALLRWIAPERLAGRLPSPAFESYRPADAPEGGPMPAALPALPGVDWHAALAGVEGRRSRLDKRLQGFMREYAPAPAALRDALAAGSHAPIGMLAHNLKSSAVYIGATELARQAGAVERELRAGRDEQLAVLVPQLVGTLDTLLAGLAPLAAAQASPAAGTDMRALLQQLAACLRADDARAEDLLRELQALPGVAAHAALLGEIGRAVAEIEYHAAMQPLARLARALDTTLEDPA; encoded by the coding sequence ATGAAGCGCGCGCAAGCGAGTCCGGAAAGAGCGCGGCCGGCAGCCCCCCTGGGCGAACTGCTCGCCTTCGCCGTGGCGTGGGTGCTGCTGGCGCCGTTGCTGGCATGGTTTGCCGGCGCCGCCGCGGCCGCCCCTGTCACTGCCACTGCCACTGCCGTCGCCTCGGCCCCCGCGCCGCTGGTACTGGACAACAGTCTGCGCGAAGTCGATGCCTGGTCGGCGCTGACGATGCTGCCCGACCCCGAGCGCCGGCTCGACGCCCCGGCCGCGCTGGCCGCGAGCGACCGGTTCGCGCCGCCCGTCACGGCGCGGGGCACCACGGGCAAGGAGCAGCGCGTGCTGTGGCTGCGCCTTCCCGTCAGGGTGCCCGCGGACGCCGACGGGCGCTGGGTGCTGGCGCTGAACTACGCGCTGCTGGGCCGTGTCGACACGTGGGTGGTGACGGATGGCCGCATCGGCCGCCACATGGCGGCCGGCAACCGCCTGCCGCCGCCGGAACCGCACCTCGGAGCGCGCGTGCCCGCCTTCATGCTGGCGCTGCCGCCGGGCGAACACACGCTGCTGTTGCGCGTCGAGGCGCGCGGCCCGGTCATCCTGCCGGTGCGGCTGGAAAACACGCACCGGTTCCACCGCATGGAGCTGCTCGAACAGATGGTGCAGGGCCTGCTGGCCGGCCTGGCGCTGTGCCTGGTCGTCTACAGCCTGGGCCAGTGGGTGACGCTGCGCGACATCACGTTCGGCAAGTTCGCGCTGGCCACTTCCGGGCTGGCGCTGTACGCCATCGACTTCTTCGGCATCGGCCAGCAATACCTGTGGCCCGGCAGTCCGTGGATGATCGAGCACGCGGGCGGCGTCACGGCGATGCTGGCGTCGTGCGGCTCGTACCTGTTCGTCGAACAGGTGGTGGCACGGCTCGGCATGGACCGCCGCTTCAGTATCCTGATGAAGGCCGGCGCCGCACTGATGGCGGTGTGCGCCGTCACCTACGCGTTCGACATCCTGACGATGAACGGCCTGCTGGTCGTGGTGTCCACGCTCGGCGCCGCGCCCAAGCTGTTCGGCCTGCCCGGCGCATTGCGCCAGATGCGCCGCGGCGACCCGGTGGGCTGGTATTTCATGATCGGCTGGGTGGTCTCGTTCACCGGCGCGATGGTGCTCGGCCAGGTCTTCGGCGGCCGGGTGGAGGCCACCTTCTGGACCATGCACGCGCTGCAGCTGGCCAGCACCGTGGACATGCTGCTGTACATGCGCATTCTCGGCCTGCGCACGCAGGGCCTGCAGACGGCGATGCTGCGCGCCGAGGCGGCCGCGCGGCTGAAGTCCGAATTCATGGCCAACATGAGCCATGAAATCCGCACGCCGATGAACGCGATCCTCGGCATGAGCCGGCTGGCGCTGATGGCCGGGCCCGATGCGCGGCTGCGCAACTACCTGACCAAGATCCTCGGCGCCGGCGAACACCTGCTCGCCATCATCAACGACATCCTCGATTTCTCCAAGATCGAGGCCGGCAAGATGACGATCGAGAACGTGCCGTTCGATATCAACGCGCTGCTCGATCACCTGTCGAGCATGACCGGGCTGAAATCGGATGCGCGCAAGGTGGAGCTCGTGTTCCGCGTGGGCCGCGCCGTGCCCGCGGTGCTCACCGGCGACCCGTTGCGGCTCGGCCAGGTGCTGCTGAACCTCACCGGCAACGCCGTCAAGTTCACCGAACGCGGCGAAATCGTGGTGGCCGTCGACGTGGCCGCCCGCAGCGGCAACGACGTGACGCTGCGCTTCACCGTCAGCGATACCGGCATCGGCATGAACGAGCAGCAGCAGGCCGGCCTGTTCCGGGCGTTCAGCCAGGGCGATGCGTCGATGACGCGCCGCTACGGCGGCACCGGCCTGGGCCTGACCATCTCGCAGCAGCTGGTGCAGCTGATGGGCGGGCAGATCACCGTGCGCAGCCGGCCGGGCGCCGGCAGCACGTTCACGTTCACGGTCGACGTGGGCATCGGCGACCCGGCGGCGGCGCTGCCGGTGCCGGCCTCGCTGCTGCACGAGGCGCGCGTGCTGGTGGTGGACGACAGCGCCACGGCACGCGAGGCCATCGTGGAAATGCTGGGCGGGTTCGGCATCGCCGCCGACACGGCCGGCTCCGGCGAGCAGTGCCTGACGATGCTGCACGCGGCGGAAGGCGACGGCGAGCCCTACCAGGTGGTGCTGATGGATTACCTGATGCCGGACCTGGACGGCGTGCAGACGATCCACCGGATCCGCGACGACAAGCGCTTCGCCGCGCCGCCGGCGATCCTGATGCTCACCGTCTGCACCCGCGACACCGTGCTGCAGCAGGCCGGCCAGCTGCCTCTCTCGGGCTTCCTGACCAAGCCGGTCGGCCCGGCGCTTCTGTATCACAGCCTGCTGCAGGTGCTGCGGCCGGATATGACGGCCATGCCGGGCGGCGCGGCGCCGCCCCGCACCCTCGACCTGGCGCGCCTGGACGGCGCCCGCGTGCTGCTGGTGGACGACAATGCCAACAACCGCGAAGTGGCGCTGGACTACATGGCGGCCGCCCGCATGCACGTGGACGTGGCGGTGAACGGCATCGAGGCGGTACGGATGGTGCAGCGTGGCGACTACGACGCGGTGCTGATGGATATCCAGATGCACGAAATGGACGGGCTGACCGCCACGCGCCGCATCCGCGCCCTGCCCGCCCATGCCGCACTGCCGATCATCGCGATGACGGCGCATGCGCTGGCCGGCGACCGCGAGAAGAGCCTGGCGGCCGGCATGAACGATCACATCGCCAAGCCGATCGATCCGGACCTGCTGTTTGCCGCGCTGCTGCGCTGGATCGCGCCGGAGCGCCTGGCCGGCCGCCTGCCGTCGCCGGCGTTCGAATCGTATCGGCCGGCCGATGCGCCGGAAGGAGGACCGATGCCGGCCGCGCTGCCGGCGCTGCCGGGGGTCGACTGGCATGCTGCGCTGGCCGGCGTGGAAGGCCGCCGCAGCCGGCTCGACAAGCGCCTGCAGGGCTTCATGCGGGAGTATGCGCCCGCCCCGGCCGCGCTGCGCGACGCGCTGGCGGCGGGCAGCCATGCGCCGATCGGCATGCTGGCGCATAACCTGAAATCGAGCGCGGTATACATCGGCGCCACCGAGCTGGCGCGGCAGGCCGGCGCCGTCGAACGGGAACTGCGCGCCGGACGGGATGAGCAGCTCGCGGTACTGGTTCCGCAACTGGTCGGCACCCTCGATACGCTGCTGGCCGGCCTGGCGCCGCTGGCGGCGGCGCAGGCCTCGCCTGCGGCCGGCACGGACATGCGCGCGCTGCTGCAACAGCTGGCCGCCTGCCTGCGCGCCGACGATGCCCGCGCCGAAGACCTGTTGCGCGAACTGCAGGCGCTGCCGGGCGTTGCGGCGCATGCGGCGCTGCTGGGCGAGATCGGGAGGGCGGTCGCCGAGATCGAGTATCATGCGGCAATGCAACCCCTGGCCCGCCTCGCGCGCGCGCTGGATACGACCCTCGAAGATCCTGCATGA